The Nocardioides marmorisolisilvae genomic interval CCCCCGCTCCGACATCAGCACCAGACCGGTGTGGCACGGCAGCTCGCGTGCCTCGTCGAGGTCGAGCACCTGGTCGTCGTACAGCTCGTCGAGGTCGGCGCCGGCGAGGTCGAGCTCGGCCATCCCGGACCAGCCGGAGTCGGAGTCGTGCACCTGCTCACCGCGATACTCCGCGGCGTCCAGGCCGACGGCCGACGCCTTGATCCGCAGCGGCAGGTCCTTGGAGACCAGGGTGACCCGGTGGCCCTCATCGGCCAGGTTGCGGGCCACGGCGAGGATGCGCGTGTCGTTGTCGCCGAGCCGGAACCCGGAGGGGAGCGCAGCGGCGTCGGTGTGGTTGAGCTCGACCCGGAGGGTGCCCCCGCTGTCCCCGATCGGCACCGGTTGGTCGAGGCGACCGTTGGCCACCCGCAGCTCGTCGAGCATCCGCAGCGCGGACCGGGCGAAGTAGCCCAGCTCGGGGTGGTGTCGCTTGCCCTCGAGCTCGGTGATGACGACCACCGGGAGCACCACCTCGTGCTCGTCGAACCGGCGCAGTGCGGCCGGGTCGGCGAGCAGCACCGAGGTGTCGAGGACATAGGTACGGCGGGCCGGGTCGGGCGTGGTGGACCGGGTGCGGCGCGTCGTACCGGGGGCGGGCTTGGCTGTGACCACGGGGGTTCCCCTTACACAGACCGGCACGCGCACTCAGCGCCCCGGTCCTAGCTCTTGCGCTCGGACCGGGATCCATCCCGGAGGCCTGAGTGCCGACCTCCGGCTGGGCGTCGATAGTGATCTCTCACCGATCTCCTGTTTCCCCGGGTCGGCGAGCTTCCCCGCTCGCCAACAGTGGAAACGTACGACGCAGCGCGCACCGAATGCTGCTCCGACACGCCCGTCAGCGGGGGCTCAGGTGCGGCGGGCCGGTTGGCTCAGGTCCCGTGCCGACGCTCTCGCTGCGCGTAGGCGCGGACCGCGCGCAAGAAGTCGACGCGGCGGAAGTCGGGCCAGTAGGCCTCGCAGAAGTAGAACTCGCTCTGCGCGCTCTGCCAGAGCAGGAAGCCGCCCAGCCGCTGTTCGCCGGAGGTGCGGATCACCAGATCGGGATCGGGCTGGCCACGGGTGTAGAGGTGCTCGGCGATGTGGTCGACGTCGATCACCTCAGCCAGCTCCTCGATCGTCATCCCCTGGCTGGCGCGCTCGTGGAGCAGGGACCGGACCGCGTCGGCGATCTCCCGGCGGCCGCCGTACCCGACGGCGACGTTGACGATCATGCCGTCGACCTCGCGAGTGGCCTCCTCGGCCGCCTTCAGGCGCGCGGCGAGGTCGTCGGGCAGCAGGTCCAGCGCACCCACCGGGTGCAGCCGCCAGCGGCGCTGCTCGGCGAGGGTCTCGACGGCGTCGGCGATGATCCCGAGCAGCGAGTCGACCTCCTCGGCGGCCCGATTGAGGTTGTCGGTGGAGAGCAGCCAGAGCGTGACGACCTCGACCCCGACCTCCTCGCACCAGCCGAGCAGCGGCTCGATGTTCGCGGCTCCGGCGCGGTGGCCGTGCGCGGTGTCGGCGCCCACGGCGCGGGCCCAGCGACGGTTGCCGTCCAGCATCACACCGATGTGCTTGGGGAGCTGGCCCTCCGGGAGCCGGCGTACGACGCGGGCCTCGTAGGCCGGATAGAGCACCCGCCTGAGTCCACGTTTGAGGTCCACCACGGGGATCGACTCTACCGCCCGATGTGATCCGAGACGCGAAAACACCCGCTGTCTCCGCCAGTCACGTAAGTTGGCAGGGTGGCCGATCTTCCGAACCGCTTCGACGCCGCCGTCGACCGCGCGGTCGACACGGCCGGCCGCGCCCGCGAGAGGGCAAGCGGGGTCGTCAGCTACACGTTCGCCGAGGTGAAGCCCAAGCTGCGTGGCTGGATGCACGCCGGCACCGTCCCGCTGGCGCTGGCCGCGTTCATCGTGCTGATCGTGCTCTCCCCCACCGAGGGCACCAAGATCGGGTCCGCGGTGTACGCCGGCAGCGCCCTGCTGCTGTTCACCGTCTCGTCGGTCTACCACCGGGGCAGCTGGTCACCGCGGATGTGGGCGTTCCTGCGGCGCTTCGACCACGCGAACATCTTCGTGCTGATCGCCGGGTCCTACACGCCGTTCGCGATCTTGTTCCTGCACGGCGGCGCCCGGCTCACCCTGCTGGCGATCGTGTGGGGTGCCGCGCTCGCAGGGGTGTTCTTCCGGGTGTTCTGGACCGACGCGCCGCGCTGGCTCTACGTGCCGATGTACGTCGCCCTGGGGTGGGCGGCGGTGTTCTTCATCCCGAACTTCATCGACGGCGCCCACCGGTTCACTGCCGGGGTGGCCGTCGCAGTGCTGGTGCTGGTCGCGACCGGCGGAGTGCTCTACACCCTGGGCGGGGTCGTCTACGGCCTGCGGCGCCCGGACCCGTGGCCGCGCTGGTTCGGCTTCCACGAGGTCTTCCACAGCTTCACGATCGCGGCGTTCGTCTGCCACTACGTCGCCGTGTCGCTCGCGACCTACCAACTGCGCTGACGCTGCCGCCGGGGCGCCAACGCGAACGCGACGAGCTCGTCGTCAGGATGAGCACGAGCGCCCACCACCACACCTCCTCGCCATCCTCACTCCCTCTAATACTACAGCCGCACTTATTTTGGCCGTGATCGGTGTGTCGCCTGTGTGAGACTGGTGTTCGCCGGCATGTTGCTGGTGTGACTGGTGAGGTTTGTGTGTCTGAGGTCGAGGAGTGGGCGGCGGGGCTTGCGGAGGTGCATGCCCGGATCGCGCCGCGGTTCGCGCGCTCGGAGCCGCGTGAGCGGGTGTTGGCCTATGTGCGGGGGTTGTTGGCGCCGTTGGAGAAGAAGAACTCCTGGACGCTGGCCGAGTCTGCAGGTGAGGCGATCCCCGACGGGATGCAGCGATTGTTGGCCTATGCCGATTGGGACGCCGACGCGGTGCGCGACGATGTGCGTGACTACGTGGTCGAGCACCTCGC includes:
- a CDS encoding isoprenyl transferase codes for the protein MVDLKRGLRRVLYPAYEARVVRRLPEGQLPKHIGVMLDGNRRWARAVGADTAHGHRAGAANIEPLLGWCEEVGVEVVTLWLLSTDNLNRAAEEVDSLLGIIADAVETLAEQRRWRLHPVGALDLLPDDLAARLKAAEEATREVDGMIVNVAVGYGGRREIADAVRSLLHERASQGMTIEELAEVIDVDHIAEHLYTRGQPDPDLVIRTSGEQRLGGFLLWQSAQSEFYFCEAYWPDFRRVDFLRAVRAYAQRERRHGT
- the trhA gene encoding PAQR family membrane homeostasis protein TrhA; this encodes MADLPNRFDAAVDRAVDTAGRARERASGVVSYTFAEVKPKLRGWMHAGTVPLALAAFIVLIVLSPTEGTKIGSAVYAGSALLLFTVSSVYHRGSWSPRMWAFLRRFDHANIFVLIAGSYTPFAILFLHGGARLTLLAIVWGAALAGVFFRVFWTDAPRWLYVPMYVALGWAAVFFIPNFIDGAHRFTAGVAVAVLVLVATGGVLYTLGGVVYGLRRPDPWPRWFGFHEVFHSFTIAAFVCHYVAVSLATYQLR